A portion of the bacterium genome contains these proteins:
- a CDS encoding thermonuclease family protein — MKRFFLLILLLAAPAGLLAKEDWQWVQKIYDGDTLRLKGGQKVRLLGIDTPELHPSEKLYRDARRSRQDAAKIQELGARSYEVTRELLKGRLVRLELDETTRDKYGRTLAYVYFKMPEDRFAAAIGQPYTGKLPAEEKEYMANRELVRYGWAATFKNFDFREKKEFLKLEKKARDAGWGLWGQGPE, encoded by the coding sequence TTGAAGCGCTTTTTTCTCCTGATTCTTCTGCTCGCGGCGCCGGCCGGCCTCCTGGCCAAGGAAGATTGGCAGTGGGTCCAGAAGATCTACGATGGAGACACGCTGCGCCTGAAGGGCGGCCAAAAGGTCCGTCTCCTGGGCATCGACACTCCCGAGCTCCACCCCAGCGAAAAGCTCTACCGCGACGCCCGGCGTAGCCGTCAGGACGCGGCCAAGATCCAGGAGCTCGGCGCCCGATCCTACGAGGTCACCCGGGAGCTGCTGAAGGGCCGGCTGGTCCGGCTGGAATTGGACGAAACCACCCGCGACAAATACGGCCGCACCCTGGCCTACGTCTACTTCAAGATGCCCGAGGACCGCTTCGCCGCGGCGATAGGGCAGCCCTATACCGGCAAGCTGCCGGCCGAGGAGAAGGAATACATGGCCAACCGGGAGCTGGTCCGCTATGGCTGGGCGGCGACCTTCAAGAATTTCGATTTCCGGGAAAAGAAGGAGTTCCTCAAGCTGGAAAAAAAGGCCCGCGACGCCGGTTGGGGCTTATGGGGCCAGGGTCCGGAATGA
- the pgsA gene encoding CDP-diacylglycerol--glycerol-3-phosphate 3-phosphatidyltransferase, with protein sequence MNQNKSAKKREYFNLPNYLTLGRILLIPVVLFLIAKISPAKTDKENLCWGIAAALVFILAGVSDLVDGYYARKFQINGVFGKYFDPLADKLLILAVMIMLIPIGRIPAWMTIVFLAREISVTALRGMAASEEIVMPADYWGKKKAVMQTLALIFLMVYYPFLGFDFGKIGWILLIVSLVIAVGSGVNYLVQFIRAIMARYR encoded by the coding sequence ATGAACCAGAATAAGTCGGCCAAGAAACGCGAGTATTTCAACCTGCCCAACTACCTGACCTTGGGCCGGATTTTGCTTATCCCGGTGGTGCTTTTCCTGATCGCCAAGATCTCACCGGCCAAGACCGACAAGGAAAACCTCTGCTGGGGCATCGCCGCCGCCCTGGTCTTCATCCTGGCCGGAGTCAGCGACCTGGTCGACGGCTATTACGCCCGCAAGTTTCAGATCAACGGCGTCTTCGGGAAGTACTTCGACCCGCTGGCCGACAAGCTGCTCATTCTGGCGGTGATGATCATGCTGATCCCGATCGGCCGGATTCCGGCCTGGATGACGATCGTCTTCCTGGCCCGCGAAATCTCGGTCACCGCGCTCCGGGGAATGGCCGCCTCCGAAGAGATCGTCATGCCGGCCGACTACTGGGGCAAAAAGAAGGCCGTGATGCAGACCTTGGCTCTTATTTTTCTCATGGTCTATTACCCCTTCCTCGGCTTCGATTTCGGAAAGATCGGTTGGATCCTGCTCATCGTCTCCCTGGTCATCGCGGTGGGCTCGGGCGTCAACTACTTGGTCCAATTCATCCGGGCCATCATGGCGAGATACCGTTGA
- a CDS encoding SRPBCC family protein encodes MKTHLLKSSLWLPAARDRVFSFFADPKNLQQITPPWLHFTILRSSTPQIAAGTLLDYKLRLRGVPIRWQSEITVWDPPLRFVDEQRKGPYRRWVHQHLLTEKEGGTQVEDLVEYAVLGGSLVHRLLVRPDLERVFAYRSQALQTLFRPT; translated from the coding sequence ATGAAGACCCACCTGCTCAAAAGCTCGCTTTGGCTTCCCGCCGCCCGCGACCGCGTCTTCAGCTTCTTCGCCGACCCCAAGAATCTCCAGCAAATCACTCCGCCTTGGCTCCATTTTACGATTCTCCGCTCCTCAACCCCGCAAATCGCCGCCGGAACCCTCCTGGACTATAAATTGCGCTTGCGCGGAGTGCCGATTCGCTGGCAGAGCGAGATCACGGTTTGGGATCCCCCCCTTCGTTTCGTCGATGAGCAGAGGAAGGGTCCCTACCGCCGATGGGTTCATCAACACCTCTTGACCGAAAAGGAAGGGGGAACTCAAGTCGAGGACTTGGTAGAGTACGCCGTGCTCGGCGGAAGCCTGGTCCATCGGCTGCTGGTTCGCCCCGATTTGGAGAGAGTTTTCGCTTATCGCAGCCAGGCCCTCCAGACTTTGTTTCGTCCCACATGA
- a CDS encoding lysophospholipase, with translation MTAVEARHHFFESWDGTELYYREFQPEKKKGVLVVLHGLAEHSGRYRFLWEYFLRCGWAIYLMDQRGHGRSPGSRCHAEHFQDLVEDLDSFVRMVAAKEKKFPLFLVAHSFGGQVAVSYLSRQPKEPKGVVLSGPNLKLAVPLSPLKRYLGTAAARFLPKLAVANEIDPTWVSRDAEVVAAYADDPLVGNKISLRLGAEILDNLDRVMGLAPKIKLPSILIHGQGDKITSIEGTREFFDKMQVKDKTLKVYPGYHENFNETNREEIFEEIESWLNARLK, from the coding sequence ATGACCGCCGTCGAGGCAAGGCATCATTTCTTTGAAAGCTGGGATGGGACCGAGCTTTATTACCGAGAATTTCAACCCGAAAAGAAGAAGGGCGTCCTGGTAGTCCTGCACGGCTTGGCCGAGCACTCCGGGCGCTACCGCTTTTTGTGGGAATATTTCCTGCGCTGCGGCTGGGCTATCTACCTGATGGATCAACGGGGCCATGGCCGCAGCCCCGGCTCCCGCTGTCACGCCGAGCACTTCCAGGATTTGGTCGAGGACCTCGACTCCTTTGTCCGAATGGTGGCGGCCAAGGAAAAGAAATTTCCGCTCTTCCTCGTCGCCCATTCCTTCGGCGGCCAAGTCGCGGTCAGCTATCTGTCCCGGCAACCCAAGGAGCCCAAGGGAGTCGTCCTCTCGGGACCCAACCTCAAGCTGGCGGTTCCGCTCTCGCCCTTGAAACGCTATTTGGGGACGGCGGCCGCGCGCTTCCTCCCCAAATTGGCCGTGGCCAACGAGATCGATCCGACTTGGGTTTCGCGCGATGCCGAGGTGGTGGCGGCCTATGCCGACGACCCCTTGGTCGGCAATAAGATCAGCCTGCGCCTCGGTGCCGAGATCCTCGACAACCTCGACCGGGTGATGGGGCTGGCTCCCAAGATCAAGCTGCCCAGCATCCTGATCCACGGCCAGGGCGATAAGATCACCTCGATCGAGGGCACCCGGGAGTTCTTCGACAAGATGCAAGTCAAGGACAAGACCCTGAAGGTCTATCCGGGCTATCACGAAAATTTCAACGAGACCAACCGCGAGGAGATCTTCGAGGAGATCGAGTCCTGGTTGAACGCGAGGCTCAAGTGA
- the nadB gene encoding L-aspartate oxidase, protein MRQHYDFIILGSGIAGLSCALQLAGHGRVAVLTKKESAESNTNYAQGGIASVVSPQDKLDSHIRDTLDAGAGLCHEAVVAKVIADGPHVVQELIEFGVEFSRSQGGDFDLGREGGHSQRRVLHAGDFTGQVIERALLQSVKSHANIQIFEHHFAIDLITTRKLAIEEKEPNRCLGAYVLDVQNRQVLTFTAGATILATGGAGKVYLYTSNPDIATGDGLAMAWRAGAKVANLEFVQFHPTCLYHPQAKSFLISEALRGEGGVLKLRNGETFMERYDPRRELAPRDIVARAIDHELKKSGEDFVLLDMSHLPADYLRERFPNIGESLLRFGIDFTKDPIPVVPAAHYMCGGVVVDDKAETSLRNLFACGEVTFTGLHGGNRLASNSLLEAVVYANIAAREAPERLGGAPFPDVEIPGWSSGHAADSDEAVVIKQNWDEIRAFMWNYVGIVRTNKRLHRAKKRIELLLEEIKEYYWNTVVSPDLLELRNIACVADLIIQSALWRKESRGLHYNLDYPSQSEMYRRDTILEP, encoded by the coding sequence ATGCGCCAGCATTACGATTTCATCATCCTCGGCAGCGGGATCGCGGGCTTGAGCTGCGCCCTGCAGCTCGCCGGCCATGGCCGCGTGGCGGTCTTGACCAAGAAGGAATCGGCCGAGTCCAACACCAACTATGCCCAGGGCGGCATCGCCTCGGTCGTTTCGCCCCAGGACAAGCTCGACTCTCATATCCGCGACACTCTCGACGCCGGCGCCGGTCTCTGCCATGAAGCGGTGGTCGCCAAGGTCATCGCCGACGGGCCCCACGTCGTTCAGGAGCTGATCGAGTTCGGCGTCGAGTTCAGCCGAAGCCAGGGGGGCGATTTTGACCTCGGCCGCGAAGGCGGCCACAGTCAGCGTCGGGTCCTCCACGCCGGTGATTTCACCGGCCAGGTCATCGAGCGGGCCCTGCTCCAGTCGGTGAAGTCCCATGCCAACATCCAGATTTTCGAGCATCACTTCGCCATCGACTTGATCACCACCCGCAAGCTGGCAATCGAGGAAAAGGAGCCCAACCGTTGCCTGGGGGCCTATGTCCTCGATGTGCAGAACCGCCAGGTCCTGACCTTCACCGCCGGCGCGACGATCCTGGCCACCGGTGGCGCCGGCAAGGTCTACCTTTATACCAGCAATCCCGACATCGCGACCGGCGACGGCCTGGCCATGGCTTGGCGGGCCGGGGCCAAGGTCGCCAACCTCGAGTTCGTCCAGTTCCACCCGACTTGCCTCTATCATCCCCAGGCCAAGTCCTTCCTCATCTCCGAAGCCCTGCGCGGCGAAGGCGGCGTGCTTAAGCTGAGGAACGGCGAAACCTTCATGGAGCGCTACGATCCCCGGCGCGAGCTCGCCCCCCGCGACATCGTGGCCCGGGCCATCGACCATGAGCTGAAGAAGAGCGGCGAGGACTTTGTCCTGCTCGACATGAGCCACCTGCCGGCCGACTATTTGCGGGAGCGTTTTCCCAACATCGGCGAGTCGCTGCTCCGCTTCGGCATCGATTTCACCAAGGACCCGATTCCGGTGGTCCCGGCCGCCCATTACATGTGCGGCGGAGTTGTGGTCGACGACAAGGCCGAAACCTCGCTCCGCAACCTCTTCGCCTGCGGCGAAGTCACCTTCACCGGCCTCCATGGGGGCAACCGCCTGGCAAGCAATTCGCTGCTCGAGGCCGTGGTCTACGCCAATATCGCCGCCCGTGAGGCTCCCGAGCGCCTCGGCGGGGCGCCCTTTCCCGACGTCGAGATTCCGGGCTGGAGCAGCGGCCACGCGGCCGATTCCGACGAGGCCGTCGTCATCAAGCAGAACTGGGACGAGATCCGGGCCTTCATGTGGAACTATGTCGGCATCGTCCGGACCAACAAGCGCCTGCACCGGGCCAAAAAGCGGATCGAGCTGCTCTTGGAGGAGATCAAGGAATATTACTGGAACACCGTGGTCAGCCCCGACCTGCTCGAGCTGCGCAACATCGCCTGCGTCGCCGACCTCATCATCCAATCGGCCCTCTGGCGCAAGGAAAGCCGGGGTCTGCATTACAACCTCGATTACCCCTCGCAGTCCGAGATGTACCGCCGGGATACGATTTTGGAACCGTAG
- a CDS encoding tetratricopeptide repeat protein yields the protein MKHLLSTFLLLGSLAASAFAFAGPSEIYREYRGRKAYESKDYSQARKDFEANLQREADAQDYFNLGNTQYRQKQFDKAKQSFKKAFEKAEDLNLKEQSLYNLGNTEYRLGKLEDSIKAYEQALKLKTDDAEAQLNLEFVKRQLQQQQQQQQQQQQQQQQQQQQQSQQDQQQQGQQQNQSGQEQQQQQSQNQQQQQQSQGGQGQEQEQKNQGSQGQNQDQQKDQQEQGKENQNQQGQGQEQQTGEKPQGSEGQQPQDSSQQGQEKQEQARQGQQGEQPQSGQEKPQEGQQGRQGPQDQQQAGEKPGQQDQAGAGQDSNQKEGQKPEEGKDQAKGSSGSEQGPEGEGQPEKKPNMEGQLEAAGETPQGSGKERQGQAKAQASPGEKEADRWLDMIEDHSKKIREEQIKGAVGRSRQPLQDW from the coding sequence ATGAAACACCTCTTATCTACATTTTTGCTCCTTGGTTCTCTAGCTGCCTCGGCTTTTGCCTTCGCTGGTCCGAGCGAGATTTACCGGGAGTACCGCGGCCGCAAGGCCTACGAGTCCAAGGACTATTCCCAGGCTCGGAAAGATTTCGAAGCCAACCTCCAGCGAGAGGCCGACGCCCAGGATTATTTCAACCTCGGCAACACCCAATACCGCCAAAAGCAATTCGATAAGGCCAAGCAAAGCTTCAAAAAGGCCTTCGAGAAAGCCGAGGACCTCAACCTCAAAGAACAATCCTTATACAACCTCGGCAATACGGAATACCGCCTGGGCAAGCTGGAGGACTCGATCAAGGCTTACGAGCAGGCCCTCAAGCTCAAGACAGACGACGCCGAGGCCCAGCTCAATTTGGAATTCGTCAAGCGCCAGCTCCAACAACAACAACAACAACAACAACAGCAGCAGCAGCAGCAGCAGCAGCAGCAGCAGCAGCAAAGCCAACAAGACCAACAGCAGCAGGGTCAACAGCAAAATCAAAGCGGCCAAGAACAGCAACAACAGCAAAGCCAGAATCAACAACAGCAGCAACAATCCCAAGGCGGCCAGGGCCAGGAGCAAGAGCAAAAAAACCAGGGCTCCCAAGGACAAAATCAAGATCAGCAAAAAGACCAGCAGGAGCAGGGCAAGGAAAATCAAAACCAACAGGGCCAAGGTCAGGAGCAGCAAACCGGCGAAAAACCCCAAGGCTCGGAGGGTCAGCAGCCGCAAGATTCGTCTCAGCAGGGACAAGAGAAGCAGGAGCAGGCTCGACAGGGCCAACAAGGCGAGCAGCCCCAGTCCGGCCAGGAAAAGCCGCAAGAAGGCCAACAAGGCCGGCAAGGTCCCCAAGATCAACAGCAGGCCGGCGAAAAACCCGGCCAACAGGACCAAGCCGGCGCCGGCCAGGACTCCAACCAAAAAGAAGGCCAAAAGCCGGAAGAGGGGAAAGACCAGGCCAAGGGTTCCAGCGGCTCCGAGCAGGGTCCCGAAGGCGAGGGCCAGCCTGAAAAGAAGCCCAATATGGAAGGCCAGCTCGAGGCCGCCGGCGAGACCCCCCAGGGCAGCGGCAAGGAAAGGCAGGGCCAGGCCAAGGCTCAGGCCAGCCCCGGCGAGAAAGAAGCCGACCGATGGCTTGACATGATCGAGGACCACAGCAAAAAGATTCGGGAAGAGCAGATCAAAGGCGCCGTCGGCAGGTCCCGGCAGCCCTTGCAGGATTGGTGA
- the pyrE gene encoding orotate phosphoribosyltransferase, whose product MKYDRQRLKDLILLFSYQKREVRLASGRMSDFYFDGKQTTLHPEGAALVGKGMMDLIQEHFPEAGAVGGPTLGADPIATSVSLASYYRGFPIPAFIVRKEPKGHGTMSWIEGAGHLRPGMRVVLVEDVITTGGSILKAYRAVREAGLVPLGVLVVVDREEGGREALEAEGLKVLSLFRKSDLVG is encoded by the coding sequence GTGAAATACGACCGTCAGCGCCTGAAGGACTTGATCCTGCTCTTCAGCTATCAAAAACGCGAGGTCCGCCTGGCCTCGGGCCGGATGAGCGATTTCTACTTCGACGGCAAGCAAACCACGCTCCATCCCGAAGGCGCCGCCTTGGTCGGGAAGGGGATGATGGACTTGATCCAAGAGCACTTCCCGGAAGCCGGCGCCGTCGGCGGACCGACGCTGGGCGCCGACCCCATCGCGACTTCGGTCAGCTTGGCCAGCTATTACCGGGGCTTTCCGATTCCGGCCTTCATCGTCCGCAAGGAGCCCAAAGGCCATGGCACCATGAGCTGGATCGAAGGCGCCGGTCACCTCCGGCCCGGAATGCGGGTGGTCTTGGTGGAAGACGTGATCACCACCGGCGGCTCCATCCTCAAGGCCTACCGGGCGGTTCGCGAGGCCGGGCTGGTCCCGCTCGGCGTGCTGGTCGTCGTCGACCGGGAAGAGGGCGGGCGCGAGGCCTTGGAGGCCGAGGGCTTGAAGGTCCTCAGCCTTTTCCGGAAGTCGGATTTGGTAGGGTAG
- a CDS encoding BatD family protein: MLQKIFLAATIFLATLGGAARVQAAEPTIEAYVDESEVDLGDTLTLTVEIRGGSAMTTPDIPPLGNFDVIGRSSTNAVEIVNGEMSVSKTFLYLLSPRRPGKFLIGPIKVHIEGREYTAGSVRVEVNDDDGTGPAQAPSAPPAYQTQPSLPSFPSMPFPQMPSQRIPQQPGPVPPGAPPGYEDKKYETTFVTAEVDRKEAYVGQQVLYTFRLYTAVSISNAQLSLPEFKDFFSEELIKERKFETQLGGRRYAVNEWRFALFPTKDGTLRLAETQVRGMVPVPIRRNPFDDPFFQTFATQQRAQTFTAPPIEVQVKPLPAPPADFTGLVGSFAMSSSLSKDSVGMGETTNLKIEISGKGNLREANLPDLKDLDYFKVYPSKPEVKLDRSIQGLSGRKVFEYALVAERPGTTQVPAQEFSYFNPEKGSYEKLSTAPLSVHILGSPSSEALVTAGLDDAKAAAGTEPAFDLRPLKAPAAILYTQRLRSYEKAVIWTMLLGAPAFFFGLLALQRYRASTEAHAGDRKRSRAFRKARASLQKGAKAGEADYFAVSRVMKEYFSDRYGVKGEALTPVEIEDLLRSRLVPVEITRRTVYFLEQLDLWRYGGMAGSKPSEKQLKEEAVDLLREIEKAA, translated from the coding sequence ATGCTTCAAAAAATCTTCCTTGCCGCGACGATCTTCCTGGCCACCTTGGGTGGCGCCGCCCGGGTCCAGGCGGCCGAGCCCACCATCGAGGCTTACGTCGATGAAAGCGAGGTCGACCTGGGCGATACCTTGACGCTCACCGTCGAGATCCGGGGCGGCAGCGCCATGACGACCCCCGACATTCCGCCGCTCGGCAACTTCGACGTCATCGGCCGTTCCTCAACCAACGCGGTCGAGATCGTCAACGGCGAGATGAGCGTCAGCAAGACCTTCCTTTATTTGCTCTCGCCGCGCCGGCCCGGCAAATTCCTCATCGGGCCGATCAAGGTCCACATCGAGGGACGAGAATACACCGCCGGCTCGGTCCGGGTCGAAGTCAACGACGACGATGGAACCGGACCGGCCCAAGCGCCGAGCGCGCCGCCGGCCTACCAAACTCAGCCGAGTCTTCCGTCTTTCCCCTCCATGCCTTTTCCCCAGATGCCCTCCCAGCGGATTCCCCAACAGCCGGGGCCGGTGCCTCCGGGTGCTCCGCCGGGCTATGAGGACAAGAAATACGAGACGACCTTCGTCACCGCCGAGGTCGACCGCAAGGAAGCCTATGTCGGCCAGCAGGTCCTCTATACCTTCCGACTTTACACCGCGGTCAGCATCTCCAACGCCCAACTCTCGCTGCCCGAGTTCAAGGATTTCTTCTCCGAGGAATTGATCAAGGAGCGGAAGTTCGAAACCCAGCTGGGCGGCCGTCGCTACGCGGTCAACGAATGGCGTTTCGCATTATTCCCGACCAAGGACGGAACCCTTCGCTTGGCCGAGACTCAAGTCCGAGGCATGGTGCCGGTCCCGATCCGGCGAAATCCCTTCGACGATCCTTTCTTTCAAACCTTCGCCACCCAGCAACGGGCCCAGACCTTCACCGCGCCGCCCATCGAAGTCCAGGTGAAGCCCCTGCCGGCGCCGCCGGCCGACTTCACCGGCTTGGTCGGAAGCTTCGCCATGTCGAGCTCGCTCAGCAAGGACTCGGTCGGCATGGGCGAAACGACCAATTTGAAGATCGAGATCTCGGGCAAGGGCAATCTCCGGGAAGCCAATTTGCCGGATCTCAAAGACCTCGATTATTTCAAGGTTTATCCCTCCAAACCGGAAGTGAAGCTTGACCGTAGCATTCAGGGCCTGTCGGGCCGCAAGGTCTTCGAATATGCCTTGGTCGCCGAACGGCCCGGAACCACCCAGGTCCCGGCCCAGGAATTCAGCTATTTCAATCCGGAGAAGGGGAGCTACGAAAAGCTCAGCACCGCTCCGCTCAGCGTCCACATCCTGGGCTCGCCCTCCAGCGAGGCTTTGGTGACCGCCGGCCTCGACGACGCCAAGGCCGCCGCCGGGACCGAGCCGGCCTTCGACCTGCGGCCGCTCAAGGCTCCGGCCGCCATCCTTTATACCCAGCGGCTCCGTTCCTACGAGAAGGCGGTCATCTGGACCATGCTGCTCGGCGCGCCGGCCTTCTTCTTCGGCCTGCTGGCCTTGCAGCGTTACCGGGCCAGCACGGAGGCCCATGCCGGCGACCGCAAGCGAAGCCGGGCTTTCCGCAAAGCCCGGGCCTCCCTGCAAAAGGGAGCCAAGGCCGGCGAAGCCGACTATTTCGCGGTCTCGCGGGTGATGAAGGAATACTTCAGCGATCGCTACGGGGTGAAGGGCGAAGCCCTGACGCCGGTGGAGATCGAGGACCTGCTGCGCAGCCGGCTGGTTCCGGTCGAGATCACCCGGCGCACCGTTTATTTCCTGGAGCAGCTCGACCTCTGGCGCTACGGCGGAATGGCCGGCTCCAAGCCCAGCGAGAAGCAATTGAAGGAGGAGGCGGTCGACCTGCTCCGAGAGATCGAGAAGGCCGCCTAG
- a CDS encoding VWA domain-containing protein, whose amino-acid sequence MRFNHPNAVFFFILIPILLGFFLYQAAKRKAAWKALADPELKPRLMPNRSPWRTGLKNALKVAAVGFLILALMEPQWGTREEEVTIKGADLVILIDVSNSMLAQDLKPSRLERAKRKLHDLIEMLSGDRVGLVAFAGRSFLLSPLTIDYGTLEMFVDELSPSTIPVQGTDLSSALSLAIKAMGDKESAKAVLIFSDGEDHSERLDKMIDLLKEKKIKAFVLGFGTPEGAPVPEEGGGFKKDEKGETVVSKLKEEALKDLALETGGAYVRAVTGDADLNQLYVKGVRGAMELSELKAARKQVWESRFYWPLGIAAALLLLERMIAEGRRLTLPPGGGGWSPKATGRGGEA is encoded by the coding sequence ATGCGCTTCAACCATCCCAACGCCGTTTTCTTCTTTATCCTGATCCCGATCTTGCTGGGTTTTTTCCTTTACCAGGCCGCCAAGCGCAAGGCGGCTTGGAAGGCCTTGGCCGATCCGGAGCTGAAACCCCGCCTCATGCCCAACCGGTCGCCTTGGCGGACCGGCCTGAAAAACGCGCTGAAGGTCGCGGCTGTCGGCTTCCTCATCCTGGCCTTGATGGAACCGCAGTGGGGAACACGGGAGGAGGAAGTCACGATCAAGGGCGCCGACTTGGTGATCCTCATCGACGTCTCCAACTCGATGCTGGCTCAAGACCTGAAGCCCTCGCGGCTGGAACGGGCCAAGCGCAAGCTTCACGATCTGATCGAGATGCTCTCCGGCGACCGGGTCGGCCTGGTCGCCTTCGCCGGTCGCAGCTTTTTGCTCTCGCCGCTGACCATCGACTACGGAACCTTGGAGATGTTCGTCGATGAGCTCTCGCCTTCGACCATCCCGGTTCAAGGCACCGATTTGTCGAGCGCGCTTTCGCTGGCGATCAAGGCAATGGGCGACAAGGAGTCGGCCAAGGCGGTCTTGATCTTCTCCGACGGCGAGGATCACAGCGAGCGCCTCGACAAGATGATCGACCTGCTCAAGGAGAAAAAGATCAAGGCCTTCGTCCTCGGCTTCGGCACGCCCGAGGGGGCGCCGGTGCCGGAGGAAGGCGGCGGCTTCAAGAAGGATGAGAAGGGCGAAACCGTGGTCAGCAAGCTGAAGGAAGAAGCCTTGAAGGACTTGGCCCTCGAGACCGGCGGGGCCTATGTCCGGGCGGTGACCGGCGATGCCGACTTGAATCAGCTTTACGTCAAAGGGGTGAGGGGGGCGATGGAGCTGAGCGAGCTCAAGGCGGCCCGAAAACAGGTCTGGGAAAGCCGATTTTATTGGCCCCTGGGAATCGCGGCGGCGTTACTCCTGCTGGAGCGGATGATCGCGGAGGGGCGGAGATTAACCCTCCCCCCTGGCGGGGGAGGGTGGTCGCCGAAGGCGACCGGGAGAGGGGGGGAGGCATAG
- a CDS encoding VWA domain-containing protein yields the protein MLRFLYPWVLLGLALPLGILLLERFRRSQPLFRFPLTSRSTGLHRAGDSFWMRFHAWLLALALACLVVALARPQRGRAETEVTSEGIDIMLSIDASGSMAAMDFKLDGEAVDRLTVVKKVVGDFLRQQKGDRLGMVIFGEEAYTQCPLTLDYDVLIQLLDHVTIGIAGDATAIGDGLALAVKRLRDQPGKSKVVILLTDGRNNAGSISPEKAAEIAKTFNVKVYTIGIGTKGKVPFPQPGIFGNRLIYVNLDMDEDTLRNIAEVTGGKYFFATDTKKLEAIYKEIGQLEKTKAKVKHYEVYEEWYYYLAGLGLGLLLLEALLSSTWLRRLA from the coding sequence ATGCTGCGCTTCCTTTACCCCTGGGTGCTGCTCGGATTGGCCTTGCCCCTCGGCATTCTCTTGCTGGAACGGTTTCGCCGCTCCCAACCCTTGTTCCGGTTTCCACTGACCTCGCGGTCGACCGGCCTGCATCGGGCCGGCGATTCCTTTTGGATGCGATTCCACGCCTGGCTTTTGGCCTTGGCCCTGGCTTGCCTGGTGGTCGCCCTGGCCCGGCCGCAGCGGGGCCGGGCCGAGACCGAAGTGACCAGCGAGGGCATCGACATCATGCTTTCGATCGACGCGTCGGGCAGCATGGCCGCGATGGACTTCAAGCTCGACGGCGAAGCGGTGGACCGGCTCACCGTGGTCAAAAAGGTGGTGGGCGACTTTCTGCGCCAACAGAAGGGCGATCGCCTCGGCATGGTGATCTTTGGCGAGGAGGCCTACACCCAATGCCCGCTGACCCTGGATTACGACGTGCTGATCCAGCTCCTCGATCACGTCACCATCGGCATCGCCGGCGACGCCACCGCCATCGGCGACGGCTTGGCGCTGGCGGTCAAGCGGCTCCGCGACCAGCCCGGCAAGTCGAAGGTCGTGATCTTGCTCACCGATGGGCGGAACAATGCCGGCAGCATTTCACCCGAGAAGGCCGCCGAGATCGCCAAGACCTTCAACGTCAAGGTCTACACGATCGGCATCGGCACCAAGGGCAAGGTGCCTTTTCCCCAGCCCGGCATCTTCGGCAACCGCCTCATCTATGTGAACCTCGACATGGACGAGGACACGCTTCGCAATATCGCCGAGGTGACCGGCGGCAAATACTTCTTTGCCACCGACACCAAGAAGCTCGAGGCCATCTATAAGGAAATCGGCCAGCTCGAGAAGACCAAGGCCAAGGTCAAGCACTACGAAGTCTACGAGGAGTGGTATTATTATTTGGCGGGCCTGGGTCTGGGCTTGCTGCTGCTGGAAGCCCTCCTCAGCAGCACCTGGCTCCGGAGGTTGGCTTAA